One segment of Enterobacter ludwigii DNA contains the following:
- the rimO gene encoding 30S ribosomal protein S12 methylthiotransferase RimO, which produces MSNVTHQPKIGFVSLGCPKNLVDSERILTELRTEGYDVVPSYDNADMVIVNTCGFIDSAVQESLEAIGEALTENGKVIVTGCLGAKVDQIREVHPKVLEITGPHSYEQVLEHVHHYVPKPKHNPFLSLVPEQGVKLTPRHYAYLKISEGCNHRCTFCIIPSMRGDLVSRPIGEVLAEAKRLADAGVKELLVISQDTSAYGVDVKHRSGFHNGEPVKTSMVGLCEQLAKLGIWTRLHYVYPYPHVDDVIPLMAEGKILPYLDIPLQHASPRILKLMKRPGSVDRQLARIKQWREICPDLTLRSTFIVGFPGETEEDFQMLLDFLKEARLDRVGCFKYSPVEGATANELADQVPEEVKEERWNRFMQLQQQISAERLQEKVGREILVIIDEVDEEGAIGRSMADAPEIDGVVYLNGETSVKPGDIVRVKVENADEYDLWGSRV; this is translated from the coding sequence ATGAGCAATGTTACGCACCAGCCTAAAATCGGCTTCGTCTCCCTGGGCTGCCCAAAAAACCTGGTGGATTCTGAACGCATCCTGACCGAACTGCGCACCGAGGGCTATGACGTGGTGCCAAGCTACGACAACGCCGACATGGTGATCGTTAACACCTGCGGGTTTATCGACAGCGCGGTTCAGGAGTCACTGGAAGCCATCGGTGAAGCCCTGACGGAAAACGGCAAAGTGATTGTGACCGGCTGTCTGGGCGCGAAAGTGGACCAGATCCGCGAAGTGCACCCGAAAGTGCTGGAGATCACCGGCCCGCACAGTTACGAGCAGGTACTGGAGCATGTTCATCACTATGTCCCTAAACCTAAGCACAATCCGTTCCTGAGCCTGGTGCCAGAACAGGGCGTGAAGCTGACCCCGCGTCACTATGCGTACCTGAAAATTTCCGAAGGCTGCAACCATCGCTGCACCTTCTGCATTATCCCGTCCATGCGTGGCGATTTGGTCAGCCGTCCGATTGGTGAAGTGCTGGCAGAAGCCAAACGTCTGGCAGACGCAGGCGTTAAAGAGCTGCTGGTCATTTCCCAGGATACCTCGGCCTATGGCGTCGACGTGAAGCATCGCTCTGGTTTCCACAACGGTGAGCCGGTGAAAACCAGCATGGTTGGCCTGTGCGAACAGCTTGCCAAACTGGGTATCTGGACACGTCTGCATTACGTCTACCCGTATCCGCACGTTGACGATGTCATCCCGCTGATGGCAGAAGGGAAAATTCTTCCGTATCTGGATATCCCGCTGCAGCACGCCAGCCCGCGTATTCTGAAGCTGATGAAGCGTCCTGGCTCCGTCGATCGCCAGCTGGCACGCATCAAACAGTGGCGTGAAATCTGCCCGGACCTGACCCTGCGTTCCACCTTCATCGTGGGCTTCCCGGGCGAAACCGAAGAAGATTTCCAGATGCTGCTCGACTTCCTGAAAGAAGCACGTCTGGACCGCGTAGGCTGCTTCAAATACAGCCCGGTCGAAGGCGCGACCGCCAACGAACTGGCGGATCAGGTTCCGGAAGAGGTGAAAGAAGAGCGCTGGAACCGCTTCATGCAGCTGCAACAGCAGATCTCTGCTGAACGTCTGCAGGAAAAAGTGGGCCGCGAAATTCTGGTCATCATCGATGAAGTGGACGAAGAAGGCGCAATTGGCCGCAGCATGGCGGATGCCCCTGAAATCGACGGCGTGGTCTACCTGAACGGCGAAACCAGCGTTAAGCCGGGCGATATTGTCCGCGTGAAAGTTGAAAACGCCGACGAGTATGATTTGTGGGGAAGCCGGGTTTAA
- the bssR gene encoding biofilm formation regulator BssR has protein sequence MSVDRLKRDLLNKLINARIDLAAYLQLRKAKGYMSVSESEHLRDNLFELCNFMREKAPVLKAEYAESELVALRRAAEVLSIAGVCLMNGRHDCPNFIAVNAEKLENCLTTLSLCIMCLNKHETLEQH, from the coding sequence ATGTCCGTTGACAGACTGAAACGCGATCTGCTTAACAAGCTGATCAATGCCCGAATCGACCTTGCCGCGTACCTGCAGTTGAGGAAGGCAAAAGGGTATATGTCAGTCAGCGAAAGCGAACATCTGCGTGATAATCTCTTTGAACTTTGCAACTTCATGCGTGAAAAAGCACCCGTCCTGAAAGCGGAATACGCCGAAAGCGAACTCGTTGCGCTGCGTCGCGCCGCCGAGGTGCTCTCCATTGCAGGGGTATGTTTGATGAACGGACGCCACGACTGCCCGAATTTTATCGCTGTTAACGCGGAGAAGCTTGAAAACTGCCTGACCACGCTCTCTCTATGCATCATGTGTCTGAACAAGCACGAGACGCTTGAACAACACTGA
- a CDS encoding PQQ-dependent sugar dehydrogenase has protein sequence MHRSSLIFLPALFFPFSLLAAPDAVKVDVVQNRLDHPWSMAFLPDNKGLLVTLKGGQLKHWQAGKGLSDPIVGVPKVWANGQGGLLDVALAPDFEKSRRVWLSYAEAGNDGKAGTAVGYGRLSDDLSRIEGFQVVFRQMPKLSTGNHFGGRLVFDGKGHLFIGLGENNQRPTAQDLDKLQGKVVRLTEDGKVPADNPFVNTPGARPEIWSYGIRNPQGMAMNPWSDTLWLNEHGPRGGDEINIPEKGKNYGWPLATHGINYSGLKIPEAQGEHVEGTEKPLFVWKVSPAVSGMAFYNSDVFPQWKNTLFVGALKEKDVIVLNVEGNTVTEKGRILGDRDQRIRDVRVGPDGYLYVLTDETDGQLLKVSPSGS, from the coding sequence ATGCATCGATCTTCGCTGATTTTCCTGCCTGCGTTGTTTTTCCCGTTTTCTCTCCTCGCCGCCCCTGACGCGGTAAAAGTCGACGTTGTGCAAAACCGGCTCGATCATCCCTGGTCGATGGCGTTCCTGCCGGACAATAAAGGGCTGCTGGTGACCCTTAAGGGAGGCCAGTTAAAGCACTGGCAGGCCGGAAAAGGGCTTTCCGACCCGATCGTCGGCGTACCCAAGGTCTGGGCAAACGGCCAGGGCGGGTTGCTGGACGTGGCACTCGCCCCGGATTTTGAAAAATCGCGCCGCGTCTGGCTGAGCTATGCCGAGGCGGGGAATGACGGCAAAGCGGGAACGGCGGTTGGCTATGGCCGCTTAAGCGATGATCTCTCCCGAATTGAAGGTTTCCAGGTGGTCTTCCGTCAGATGCCGAAACTGTCCACCGGTAACCATTTCGGTGGTCGACTGGTCTTCGACGGTAAAGGCCATCTGTTTATTGGTCTGGGCGAGAACAACCAGCGTCCGACGGCGCAGGATCTGGATAAACTGCAGGGCAAAGTTGTGCGCCTGACGGAGGACGGCAAAGTGCCTGCCGATAATCCGTTTGTGAACACTCCCGGCGCACGGCCCGAAATCTGGTCTTACGGCATTCGTAATCCGCAGGGGATGGCGATGAACCCCTGGAGCGACACGCTATGGCTTAACGAGCACGGTCCACGCGGCGGGGATGAAATCAATATCCCGGAGAAAGGCAAAAACTACGGCTGGCCGCTGGCGACGCACGGTATCAACTACAGCGGTCTGAAGATCCCGGAAGCCCAGGGCGAGCACGTCGAGGGAACGGAAAAGCCGCTGTTTGTCTGGAAAGTGTCCCCCGCCGTGAGCGGGATGGCGTTTTACAACAGTGACGTATTCCCGCAGTGGAAAAACACGCTGTTTGTCGGGGCGCTGAAGGAGAAAGACGTTATCGTGCTGAACGTGGAGGGCAACACGGTTACCGAGAAGGGGCGAATTTTAGGTGACAGAGACCAGCGCATTCGCGATGTACGGGTGGGGCCGGATGGGTATCTGTATGTCCTGACCGATGAGACGGACGGGCAACTGTTGAAAGTCAGCCCGTCCGGATCGTAA
- a CDS encoding glutathione S-transferase family protein, whose amino-acid sequence MITLWGRNNSTNVKKVLWTLEELDLPFKQVMAGLQFGVNKDADYLAMNPNGLVPLLRDEETDVTLWESNTIVRYLAAQYGQSRLWVDSPAQRAQGEKWMDWANQTLSPAHRVILMGLVRTPEADRDYPAIHAAQDTCENLFAMMDDELAKHPWFSGERFGVGDIAVAPFIWNLTNIDVTWTPRPHLARWLTQLSERPAYRHVVMIPVT is encoded by the coding sequence ATGATTACGCTGTGGGGCAGGAACAATTCAACCAACGTTAAGAAAGTCCTCTGGACGCTGGAGGAGCTGGATTTACCGTTTAAGCAGGTGATGGCAGGTTTGCAGTTTGGGGTAAATAAAGATGCCGACTATCTGGCCATGAACCCAAACGGTCTGGTGCCCTTGCTGCGCGACGAAGAGACCGACGTGACGCTGTGGGAGTCCAACACCATCGTGCGTTACCTCGCGGCACAGTATGGTCAGAGCCGCCTGTGGGTGGACAGTCCGGCCCAACGCGCTCAGGGTGAAAAGTGGATGGACTGGGCAAACCAGACGCTCTCCCCCGCACACCGTGTGATCCTGATGGGGCTTGTCAGAACCCCCGAAGCTGACCGCGACTATCCTGCCATTCATGCAGCCCAGGACACCTGTGAAAACCTGTTTGCGATGATGGACGACGAACTGGCGAAGCATCCGTGGTTCTCAGGCGAACGCTTCGGCGTAGGCGATATTGCCGTTGCGCCCTTCATCTGGAACCTGACCAACATTGACGTTACCTGGACGCCGCGCCCGCACCTTGCGCGCTGGCTGACGCAACTGAGCGAGCGCCCGGCATACCGTCACGTGGTGATGATCCCGGTGACCTGA
- the dacC gene encoding serine-type D-Ala-D-Ala carboxypeptidase has protein sequence MTRKMTSLRSLAAGSALLFLFVPTLYAAEQAAPEAPPVDARAWILMDYSSGKVLAEGNADEKLDPASLTKIMTSYVVGQALKAGKIKLDDMVTIGKDAWATGNPALRGSSVMFLKPGDQVSVSDLNKGVIIQSGNDACIALADYVAGSQDSFIGLMNGYAQKLGLTNTTFKTVHGLDAPGQFSTARDMALLGKALIHDVPDEYAIHKEKEFTFNKIRQPNRNRLLWSSNVNVDGMKTGTTAGAGYNLVASATQGDMRLISVVLGTKTDRIRFNESEKLLTWGFRFYETVTPIKPDATFISQRVWFGDKSEVNLGAGEGGSVTIPRGQLKNLKASYTLTDSQLTAPLKKGQVVGTIDFQLNGKSIEQRPLIVMEAVEEGGFFSRMWDFVMMKFHGWFGSWFS, from the coding sequence ATGACGCGAAAAATGACTTCTCTGCGCAGCCTGGCGGCAGGCTCTGCGCTCCTTTTCCTGTTTGTACCAACTCTCTACGCAGCGGAACAGGCTGCGCCCGAAGCGCCGCCTGTGGATGCGCGCGCCTGGATCCTGATGGATTATTCCAGTGGTAAAGTGCTGGCGGAAGGCAATGCGGATGAGAAACTTGACCCGGCAAGCCTGACGAAAATCATGACCAGCTATGTGGTGGGTCAGGCGCTGAAAGCGGGCAAAATCAAGCTTGACGATATGGTCACCATCGGGAAGGACGCCTGGGCGACCGGCAACCCGGCGCTGCGTGGGTCATCGGTGATGTTCCTCAAACCCGGCGATCAGGTGTCAGTGTCTGATTTGAATAAAGGGGTCATTATCCAGTCCGGTAACGATGCCTGTATTGCGCTGGCCGATTACGTTGCGGGCAGCCAGGACTCCTTTATTGGCCTGATGAATGGCTACGCGCAAAAACTGGGCCTGACCAATACCACCTTTAAAACCGTGCACGGTCTTGATGCGCCGGGTCAGTTCAGTACCGCGCGCGACATGGCGCTGTTAGGCAAAGCGTTGATCCACGACGTGCCGGATGAATATGCCATCCACAAAGAAAAAGAGTTTACCTTCAACAAAATCCGCCAGCCGAACCGTAACCGTCTGCTATGGAGCAGTAACGTCAACGTCGACGGTATGAAGACCGGCACCACGGCCGGCGCGGGTTATAACCTGGTCGCTTCCGCAACTCAGGGCGATATGCGCCTGATCTCGGTTGTGCTGGGCACCAAAACCGACCGCATTCGTTTTAATGAATCAGAAAAATTGCTGACCTGGGGTTTCCGCTTCTATGAAACCGTCACGCCCATTAAACCGGATGCCACGTTCATCAGCCAGCGCGTCTGGTTTGGTGACAAGAGTGAAGTGAACCTGGGGGCGGGTGAAGGCGGGTCGGTGACCATTCCCCGTGGTCAGCTGAAAAACCTGAAAGCCAGCTACACCCTGACCGACAGCCAGCTCACCGCGCCGCTGAAAAAAGGCCAGGTGGTCGGGACGATTGATTTCCAGCTTAATGGCAAATCGATTGAACAGCGTCCGCTGATTGTGATGGAAGCGGTAGAAGAGGGCGGTTTCTTTAGCCGGATGTGGGACTTCGTCATGATGAAATTCCACGGATGGTTTGGCAGCTGGTTCAGTTAA
- the deoR gene encoding DNA-binding transcriptional repressor DeoR encodes METRRDDRIAQLIQALKRSDKLHLKEAASILGVSEMTIRRDLNSESAPVVLLGGYIVLEPRSASHYLISDQKTRLVEEKRKAARLAASLVQPHQTLFFDCGTTTPWIIEAIDSSIPFTAVCYSLNTFLALQEKPECRVILCGGEFHASNAIFKPLNLQDTLSNVCPDIAFYSAAGVTVRQGATCFNLEELPVKHWALSAAQYHVLVVDHSKFGKVRPARMGELSRFDAIVSDCRPDEETVAYAKAQQVKLMY; translated from the coding sequence ATGGAAACACGTCGCGATGACCGCATTGCTCAGCTGATACAGGCGCTGAAGCGCAGTGATAAGCTTCATCTTAAGGAAGCCGCCAGTATCCTCGGGGTCTCTGAGATGACCATTCGCCGGGATCTGAACAGCGAGAGCGCGCCTGTCGTGCTGCTGGGCGGGTACATTGTGCTTGAGCCGCGTAGCGCCAGCCATTATTTGATCAGCGACCAAAAAACGCGCCTGGTGGAAGAGAAACGCAAAGCCGCCCGGCTTGCGGCCTCGCTGGTGCAGCCGCATCAGACGCTGTTTTTTGACTGCGGCACCACCACGCCGTGGATAATCGAAGCGATCGACAGCAGCATCCCGTTTACGGCGGTGTGTTACTCGCTGAATACCTTTCTGGCACTGCAGGAGAAACCCGAGTGCCGGGTGATCCTCTGTGGCGGTGAGTTTCACGCCAGCAATGCCATCTTTAAGCCGCTGAATCTGCAGGATACGCTCAGCAACGTATGTCCGGATATCGCGTTTTATTCCGCAGCGGGGGTCACTGTCCGTCAGGGAGCAACCTGCTTTAACCTGGAAGAGTTGCCGGTCAAGCACTGGGCATTAAGCGCCGCGCAGTACCATGTGCTGGTGGTCGATCACAGCAAGTTTGGCAAGGTTCGTCCGGCAAGAATGGGTGAGCTGTCGCGCTTTGACGCCATCGTCAGCGATTGCCGTCCGGATGAAGAGACCGTGGCCTACGCGAAAGCGCAGCAGGTGAAGTTGATGTACTGA
- the ybjG gene encoding undecaprenyl-diphosphate phosphatase gives MLENLNYQLFYLINATPASPEWMIDFATFLAKDLISIVPVLAAILWLWGPRSQVKAQRQLVIKMAMALGISVLVSYILGLTFPHDRPFVDHAGYTFLHHAPDDSFPSDHGTVIFTFALAFLFWHRLWSGVVLMVVAGAIAWSRVYLGVHWPMDMVGGLLVGLIGCVSAAILWNLFGEALYRGLSYLYRTLFAIPIRKGWIRD, from the coding sequence ATGTTAGAGAATTTGAATTACCAGCTGTTTTATCTCATCAACGCCACTCCGGCCTCGCCAGAGTGGATGATTGATTTCGCCACCTTCCTGGCAAAAGATCTGATCAGTATCGTGCCGGTACTGGCGGCGATCCTCTGGCTGTGGGGACCGAGAAGCCAGGTGAAGGCGCAGCGCCAGCTGGTAATTAAGATGGCGATGGCCCTCGGGATCAGCGTGCTGGTCAGCTACATTCTGGGCCTGACGTTCCCGCACGACCGCCCCTTCGTCGACCACGCGGGGTATACCTTCCTGCACCATGCTCCGGATGACTCGTTCCCAAGCGATCACGGGACGGTTATCTTTACCTTCGCGCTGGCCTTCCTGTTCTGGCATCGTCTGTGGTCGGGTGTGGTGCTGATGGTGGTGGCAGGGGCTATCGCCTGGTCTCGCGTTTATCTCGGCGTCCACTGGCCGATGGATATGGTGGGGGGGTTGCTGGTCGGTCTCATCGGCTGCGTCAGCGCAGCGATCCTGTGGAATCTCTTCGGTGAAGCGCTCTACCGCGGCCTGTCTTATCTGTATCGCACCCTTTTTGCTATCCCGATCCGCAAAGGCTGGATACGTGACTAA
- a CDS encoding phosphatase PAP2 family protein, translating into MAPTSSRSELSNLQTNKTKRLYRLPPRFYGYQLLILIALAVLFTWLSRDETLDRWITGLWYDAAAHRFPLQQDHLLDLLNHRLAKYIAIAAGAVALIYGAFRRNARLVTAALLMGLGALVVGVLKSISHHSCPWDLVEYGGRAVSYPLFSAAPADSGPGRCFPGGHASSGFMVMGLFFAFWRERPRLAWCFVVLGVVLGLAMGYGQVMRGAHFFSHNLWAGWWVWFSQLVVYGLVSTWFAKE; encoded by the coding sequence ATGGCACCCACTTCCAGCCGTTCAGAATTGTCTAACTTACAGACAAATAAGACAAAACGACTTTACCGTCTACCACCCCGCTTTTATGGTTATCAGCTTTTAATACTGATAGCCCTTGCCGTGCTGTTTACCTGGCTATCCCGCGATGAAACGCTCGACAGATGGATCACCGGTTTATGGTATGACGCGGCTGCTCACCGTTTTCCACTGCAGCAAGACCACCTGCTGGACCTGCTGAACCATCGACTGGCGAAGTACATCGCCATCGCCGCAGGTGCTGTTGCGCTCATTTATGGCGCGTTCAGGCGCAATGCGAGACTGGTCACGGCCGCGCTGCTGATGGGGCTTGGCGCGCTGGTGGTTGGCGTACTGAAAAGCATAAGCCATCACAGCTGCCCGTGGGATCTGGTGGAGTATGGCGGTAGGGCCGTTTCTTATCCGCTGTTCAGTGCCGCTCCCGCTGACAGCGGTCCGGGGCGCTGTTTCCCCGGCGGTCATGCCTCCAGCGGCTTTATGGTGATGGGACTGTTCTTTGCCTTCTGGCGCGAGCGTCCGCGTCTTGCCTGGTGCTTCGTCGTGCTGGGCGTCGTTTTAGGTCTGGCGATGGGTTACGGCCAGGTCATGCGCGGGGCGCATTTTTTCTCTCACAACCTGTGGGCTGGGTGGTGGGTCTGGTTTTCCCAGTTGGTGGTCTACGGTCTGGTCTCCACCTGGTTTGCTAAAGAGTGA
- a CDS encoding MFS transporter, with amino-acid sequence MLNRSSSGSRLGRQALLFPLCLVLYEFSTYIGNDMIQPGMLAVVEQYNAGIEWVPTSMTAYLAGGMFLQWLLGPLSDRIGRRPVMLTGVVWFIVTCLATLLAQNIEQFTLLRFLQGVSLCFIGAVGYAAIQESFEEAVCIKITALMANVALIAPLLGPLVGAAWVHVAPWEGMFVLFAVLAAVAFFGLQRAMPETATRLGEKLSLKELGRDYKEVLKNGRFVAGALATGFVSLPLLAWIAQSPVIIISGEQLSSYEYGLLQVPIFGALIIGNLVLARLTSRRTVRALIIMGGWPIAAGLVLAAVATVVSSHAYLWMTAGLSVYAFGIGVANAGLVRLTLFASEMSKGTVSAAMGMLQMLIFTVGIEVSKHAYAFGGNGLFSLFNLANGVLWVGLIVVFLKDKRVGNALQP; translated from the coding sequence ATGTTAAACCGTTCTTCTTCTGGTTCACGTCTGGGTCGTCAGGCGTTGCTTTTCCCCTTATGTCTGGTGCTCTACGAATTCTCTACTTACATCGGCAACGATATGATCCAGCCCGGCATGCTGGCCGTTGTCGAACAGTACAACGCAGGGATCGAATGGGTACCGACCTCCATGACTGCCTATCTGGCTGGCGGCATGTTTTTGCAGTGGCTGTTAGGGCCGCTGTCGGATCGTATTGGCCGTCGTCCGGTGATGCTGACGGGCGTGGTGTGGTTTATCGTGACCTGCCTCGCCACGCTGCTGGCGCAAAATATTGAGCAATTTACCCTGCTGCGCTTCCTGCAGGGGGTGAGCCTCTGCTTTATCGGTGCTGTCGGGTATGCCGCCATCCAGGAGTCGTTTGAGGAAGCGGTGTGTATCAAGATTACCGCGCTAATGGCGAACGTGGCGCTGATCGCGCCCCTGCTGGGGCCGCTGGTGGGCGCTGCCTGGGTACACGTTGCGCCGTGGGAAGGGATGTTCGTGCTGTTTGCCGTGCTGGCCGCCGTCGCTTTCTTTGGCCTGCAGCGCGCGATGCCGGAAACCGCTACCCGTCTGGGTGAGAAACTGTCGCTAAAAGAGCTGGGCCGGGATTACAAAGAAGTGCTGAAGAACGGCCGCTTTGTGGCGGGCGCGCTGGCGACGGGGTTTGTTAGCCTGCCTCTGCTGGCGTGGATTGCCCAGTCGCCGGTCATTATCATCAGCGGCGAGCAGCTCAGCAGCTATGAGTATGGCCTGCTGCAGGTGCCGATTTTTGGCGCGCTGATTATCGGTAACCTGGTGCTGGCGCGTCTCACATCCCGCCGTACGGTACGTGCCTTGATCATTATGGGCGGCTGGCCCATCGCTGCCGGGCTGGTTCTGGCGGCGGTCGCGACAGTGGTGTCGTCCCATGCGTATCTGTGGATGACCGCAGGATTAAGCGTTTACGCGTTCGGTATCGGTGTGGCGAATGCCGGACTGGTGCGCCTGACCCTGTTTGCCAGCGAGATGAGCAAAGGCACGGTGTCAGCGGCGATGGGCATGTTGCAAATGCTGATTTTCACCGTCGGTATCGAGGTGAGCAAACACGCCTACGCATTTGGCGGCAACGGTCTGTTCAGCCTGTTTAATCTGGCTAACGGCGTGCTGTGGGTTGGGCTTATCGTGGTGTTCCTGAAGGATAAACGCGTCGGGAATGCTTTACAGCCGTAA
- a CDS encoding Cof-type HAD-IIB family hydrolase translates to MSVKLIAVDMDGTFLSDAKTYNRPRFLAQYARMKAQGIRFAVASGNQYYQLISFFPEIAHEIAFVAENGGWVVSAGEDVFNGELSKTHFDTVAAVLNDVPGIEIIACGKSSAYTLKHYDDGFKDIAAKYYHRLEMVSDFSNLNDIFFKFGLNVSDDDIPRIQAMLHEKLNDIMVPVTTGHGSIDLIIPGVHKANGLRILQKRWGIDDSEVVAFGDSGNDVEMLRQSGFSFAMANARPHIKAVARFEAPHNNDEGVLDIIDKVLNGEAPFH, encoded by the coding sequence ATGAGCGTTAAACTGATCGCCGTCGACATGGACGGCACGTTTCTGAGCGATGCCAAAACCTATAACCGCCCGCGTTTTCTGGCGCAATATGCACGAATGAAAGCGCAAGGCATTCGCTTTGCGGTTGCCAGCGGCAACCAGTACTACCAGTTGATTTCCTTTTTCCCGGAGATTGCCCATGAAATTGCGTTTGTCGCGGAAAATGGCGGCTGGGTGGTCAGCGCCGGGGAAGATGTCTTTAACGGTGAACTGTCGAAGACGCACTTCGACACCGTTGCCGCCGTGTTAAACGATGTGCCGGGCATTGAGATTATCGCCTGCGGAAAAAGCAGCGCCTATACGCTGAAGCACTATGACGACGGCTTTAAGGATATCGCGGCAAAGTACTACCACCGTCTCGAAATGGTGAGTGATTTCAGCAACCTGAACGATATTTTCTTCAAATTTGGGCTTAACGTCTCTGACGACGACATCCCGCGTATTCAGGCGATGCTGCACGAAAAGCTGAATGACATTATGGTGCCCGTCACGACCGGCCACGGCAGTATCGACCTCATCATCCCCGGGGTGCATAAAGCCAACGGTCTGCGAATACTGCAAAAGCGCTGGGGCATCGACGACAGCGAAGTGGTGGCTTTTGGCGATAGCGGGAATGACGTAGAAATGTTGCGCCAGTCAGGGTTCAGCTTTGCGATGGCAAACGCCAGGCCGCATATTAAGGCGGTGGCGCGCTTTGAAGCCCCGCACAATAACGACGAAGGCGTGCTGGATATAATTGATAAGGTGTTGAACGGCGAAGCGCCGTTTCATTGA
- a CDS encoding MFS transporter: MTLTSPRRTLQLRMWALFMFFFIPGLLMASWATRTPAIRDILSVSTAEMGIVLFGLSIGSMSGILCSAWLVKRFGTRAVIRTTMCCAVFGMLVLSVALWLASPVLFALGLTVFGGSFGAAEVAINVEGATVEREMNKTVLPMMHGFYSLGTLAGAGVGMALTASGVAANLHILLAALVCIIPILTGIRAIPDGTGKNTSDEHATAEKGLPFYRDIQLMLIGVVVLAMAFAEGSANDWLPLLMVDGHGFSPTSGSLIYAGFTLGMTVGRFTGGWFIDRYSRVAVVRASALLGGLGIAMIIFVDVDWIAGVSVILWGLGASLGFPLTISAASDTGPDAPTRVSVVATTGYLAFLVGPPLLGFLGEHYGLRSAMLVVLGLVIIAALVARAVAKPETEQTTLEKGYER; the protein is encoded by the coding sequence ATGACTCTGACCTCCCCCCGTAGAACCCTGCAGCTGCGCATGTGGGCGCTGTTTATGTTCTTCTTTATTCCCGGTCTGCTGATGGCCTCATGGGCCACGCGTACCCCGGCCATTCGCGATATTTTATCCGTCTCAACGGCCGAGATGGGCATCGTGCTGTTTGGCCTGTCGATAGGCTCCATGAGCGGTATTCTCTGCTCCGCGTGGCTTGTCAAACGCTTCGGTACACGGGCGGTCATCCGCACCACCATGTGCTGTGCCGTGTTCGGGATGCTGGTGCTGAGCGTGGCGCTGTGGCTTGCCTCGCCGGTGCTGTTTGCCCTTGGGCTGACGGTGTTTGGCGGCAGCTTCGGTGCCGCTGAAGTGGCCATTAACGTTGAAGGGGCAACGGTTGAACGGGAGATGAATAAAACCGTACTGCCGATGATGCATGGCTTTTACAGCCTCGGCACGCTGGCCGGTGCGGGTGTGGGGATGGCGCTGACGGCCTCGGGCGTCGCCGCGAACCTGCATATTCTGCTGGCCGCACTGGTATGTATTATCCCCATTCTGACCGGTATCCGGGCGATCCCGGACGGCACCGGCAAGAACACCTCTGACGAACACGCCACCGCGGAAAAAGGGCTGCCGTTTTACCGCGACATTCAGCTGATGCTGATCGGCGTGGTGGTGCTGGCGATGGCCTTTGCGGAAGGGTCCGCTAACGACTGGCTGCCGCTGCTGATGGTTGACGGCCACGGTTTTAGTCCAACCTCCGGCTCCCTGATCTACGCCGGTTTCACCCTCGGGATGACCGTCGGGCGCTTTACCGGCGGCTGGTTTATTGACCGCTACAGCCGCGTGGCGGTGGTGCGTGCCAGCGCCCTGCTGGGCGGGCTGGGGATTGCGATGATCATCTTTGTGGACGTGGACTGGATTGCCGGTGTGTCGGTGATCCTCTGGGGTCTGGGGGCTTCGCTTGGCTTCCCGCTCACCATTTCAGCCGCCAGCGACACTGGCCCGGATGCACCGACCCGCGTCAGCGTGGTGGCGACCACGGGCTACCTCGCCTTCCTGGTGGGGCCACCGTTGCTTGGCTTCCTCGGTGAGCACTACGGGCTGCGCAGCGCCATGCTGGTGGTGTTAGGGTTAGTGATCATCGCAGCGCTGGTAGCGCGCGCGGTCGCGAAGCCGGAAACGGAACAAACGACACTGGAGAAGGGATATGAGCGTTAA